One Thermicanus aegyptius DSM 12793 DNA segment encodes these proteins:
- the fliR gene encoding flagellar biosynthetic protein FliR, whose protein sequence is MDLLFQYLPPFLLILFRLTSFFLLAPYFSTYGVPAPFRIGLAAFLSILTVPVVGTGESLSFDGRYLFLVMKEIFVGLSLGFVGALFFYALQTAGGFIDLQMGFAFANIIDPQTGLSNPIMGNLKYILGILFLISTGGHHLLIQGILNSFFLVPLGELVPVQNGRIADEVLNLFIKTFIIAVQIAAPLIVTLFLIDVALGFVSKTVPQFNLFVVGFPMKILAAFGLFLIILPGFFYALQLLFSDLFYSLGQFTRQMVR, encoded by the coding sequence TTGGACCTCCTCTTTCAATACTTGCCTCCATTTCTTTTGATCTTGTTCCGATTGACCAGTTTTTTCCTGCTGGCTCCCTATTTCAGTACCTATGGCGTTCCTGCTCCCTTCAGGATCGGCTTGGCTGCATTTCTTTCCATCCTGACGGTTCCGGTGGTGGGGACGGGGGAAAGTCTTTCTTTCGACGGGCGGTATCTTTTTTTGGTGATGAAAGAGATTTTTGTGGGTCTATCATTAGGTTTTGTCGGTGCCCTCTTCTTTTACGCTTTACAGACGGCAGGAGGATTTATCGATCTTCAGATGGGTTTCGCATTCGCCAACATTATTGATCCCCAGACGGGGTTAAGCAATCCCATCATGGGCAATTTAAAATATATCTTGGGAATACTCTTCCTCATCTCCACAGGAGGGCATCATCTTCTCATTCAAGGGATCTTGAACAGTTTTTTTCTTGTCCCCTTAGGAGAATTGGTTCCCGTTCAAAATGGGAGAATCGCAGATGAGGTATTAAATCTTTTTATCAAGACGTTTATCATCGCTGTCCAGATTGCGGCCCCGTTGATCGTTACCCTTTTTCTGATCGATGTAGCGCTCGGCTTTGTTTCTAAAACGGTTCCTCAGTTCAATCTTTTTGTGGTTGGTTTTCCGATGAAGATTTTAGCTGCCTTTGGGCTTTTTCTCATCATACTTCCCGGTTTTTTCTACGCTTTACAACTTCTCTTTTCCGATCTCTTTTATTCTTTGGGCCAATTTACACGACAAATGGTGAGATAG
- the fliY gene encoding flagellar motor switch phosphatase FliY encodes MESKDMLSQEEIDALLRQGNIGEGEVVEERGEELENYLTPLEEDALGEIGNITFGNASTALSTLLGQKVDITTPEVSLLKKEELSTIFPHPHVSVQVEYTQGFTGTNLLVLKTRDAAVIADLMMGGTGETPATELGEMELSACQEAMNQMMGAAATSMSSLFQRLVNISPPKVDILDIPAGKVNVPVFEEDPLIRIAFNLKVGSLIQSSIMQLLPLSFAKELAKSLLGGGASPNEEKKEERIEERKDVSSREEEKRARSEPAPLSHSSPPIQESRNQRMKNPEPQVQAVQFANFEKNPTLTPQNEINLNLLMDIPLQVTVELGRTKRYIKDILELGPGSILELDKLAGEPVDILVNHKLVAKGEVVVIDENFGVRITEIISQWERLQKL; translated from the coding sequence ATGGAGAGTAAAGATATGTTGAGCCAGGAAGAGATCGATGCTCTGTTAAGACAAGGGAATATCGGCGAGGGAGAGGTCGTCGAAGAGAGGGGAGAGGAGTTAGAAAACTACTTAACCCCTCTAGAGGAAGACGCTCTGGGGGAAATTGGGAATATTACCTTCGGGAATGCCTCCACAGCCCTCTCCACCTTGTTAGGACAGAAAGTAGATATAACGACCCCGGAAGTTAGTCTGCTCAAAAAAGAAGAATTGTCTACCATATTCCCTCATCCCCATGTTTCCGTACAGGTAGAATACACGCAGGGATTTACAGGGACAAATCTACTGGTACTTAAGACGAGGGATGCGGCGGTGATCGCCGACCTCATGATGGGGGGCACCGGAGAAACCCCCGCCACCGAATTGGGAGAAATGGAGTTGAGCGCATGTCAGGAAGCGATGAACCAGATGATGGGCGCTGCGGCTACCTCCATGTCTTCCCTTTTTCAAAGGCTGGTCAATATCTCTCCTCCAAAAGTAGACATCTTAGATATACCGGCCGGAAAAGTAAATGTACCGGTTTTTGAGGAAGATCCCCTCATCCGTATTGCCTTCAACCTTAAGGTCGGTTCTCTTATTCAATCGTCCATCATGCAGCTTCTCCCCCTTTCCTTCGCCAAGGAATTGGCGAAGTCGCTCTTGGGCGGAGGAGCATCTCCGAATGAAGAAAAAAAGGAGGAGAGAATAGAGGAAAGAAAGGACGTGTCATCTCGGGAGGAAGAAAAGCGGGCGAGAAGTGAGCCTGCCCCTTTAAGCCATTCTTCTCCTCCCATTCAAGAGAGCAGGAACCAGAGGATGAAGAATCCGGAACCTCAGGTACAGGCCGTTCAGTTCGCCAATTTTGAAAAAAACCCGACATTAACTCCCCAAAACGAAATAAACCTTAATTTGCTTATGGATATTCCTCTGCAAGTTACAGTAGAATTGGGTCGAACAAAGCGTTATATTAAAGATATTCTGGAACTTGGGCCTGGTTCGATCCTGGAGCTGGATAAGTTAGCAGGCGAACCGGTTGACATTCTGGTAAACCATAAGCTGGTGGCAAAAGGGGAAGTCGTAGTGATTGATGAGAATTTTGGTGTGCGAATTACAGAGATCATCAGCCAATGGGAGCGACTTCAAAAACTGTAA
- a CDS encoding MinD/ParA family protein, producing MKDQADALRRHLGAKEGKPPAKVITITSGKGGVGKSNFSLNFALALIQLGKKVVILDADLGLANIDVLMGISPKGNLFQMIEQGLSIWDILERGPGGVELIASQSGFTRLLSLDEQALSNLMNQLHRLDGYADFILIDTGAGLTKEALYFILSSDEVILITTPEPTSLTDAYAVIKMIHLKDPFILPNLVVNRVHSSQEGRSTGERLSMVVQKFLHMELPLLGFIHEDAHVGWGVRRQEPFILLYPEAKASEDLRALARSYLSLPLPKIEKEGRGMKGFLQRMLNFIK from the coding sequence ATGAAAGATCAAGCTGATGCTCTCCGTCGCCATTTGGGAGCGAAAGAAGGTAAACCGCCTGCTAAGGTAATCACGATTACCAGTGGAAAAGGGGGTGTGGGAAAGTCCAATTTTTCCCTTAATTTTGCTCTGGCGTTGATCCAATTAGGAAAGAAGGTGGTCATCCTCGATGCCGATTTAGGGCTGGCCAACATCGATGTTCTGATGGGGATTTCCCCCAAAGGAAATCTGTTCCAAATGATTGAGCAGGGCCTCTCCATATGGGATATACTGGAAAGAGGACCTGGAGGAGTAGAGTTAATCGCCAGCCAGTCCGGTTTTACCCGCTTGCTTAGCTTAGATGAGCAGGCATTAAGCAATCTTATGAATCAGCTTCACAGGTTGGATGGATATGCCGACTTCATCCTAATCGATACGGGAGCGGGACTCACAAAAGAAGCCCTTTACTTCATCCTCTCCTCCGATGAGGTGATTCTCATTACAACGCCTGAACCTACTTCATTAACCGACGCTTATGCGGTGATCAAAATGATTCATCTGAAGGATCCTTTTATTCTTCCAAACCTGGTGGTAAATCGGGTTCACTCCTCACAGGAGGGAAGAAGTACAGGGGAACGCTTATCAATGGTGGTCCAAAAGTTTCTTCATATGGAACTCCCTTTGCTGGGGTTTATCCATGAAGATGCTCACGTAGGATGGGGAGTACGCCGGCAAGAACCCTTTATTCTTCTCTATCCCGAGGCAAAAGCATCGGAAGATTTGAGGGCTCTTGCCAGAAGTTATCTCTCCCTGCCTCTTCCAAAGATCGAGAAAGAAGGGAGGGGAATGAAAGGATTTTTGCAACGAATGTTGAATTTTATTAAATAA
- a CDS encoding response regulator, which translates to MGNRILVVDDAAFMRMMIKDILTKNGFEVVGEATDGVQAVEKYQELKPDLVTLDITMPEMDGIEALKQIRKIDPQAKVIMCSAMGQQAMVIDSIQAGAKDFIVKPFQADRVIEAVRKTLG; encoded by the coding sequence ATGGGGAATCGAATACTCGTAGTTGATGATGCAGCATTTATGCGAATGATGATTAAAGACATTTTAACGAAAAATGGCTTTGAGGTGGTAGGGGAAGCGACCGATGGAGTGCAGGCGGTGGAGAAATACCAGGAATTAAAACCGGATCTGGTCACCTTAGACATAACAATGCCTGAGATGGACGGCATTGAAGCGTTGAAACAGATCCGAAAAATAGACCCCCAGGCCAAGGTGATCATGTGTTCCGCCATGGGCCAACAAGCCATGGTGATTGATTCGATTCAAGCGGGAGCGAAAGATTTTATCGTAAAACCGTTTCAGGCAGACCGGGTGATCGAAGCGGTCCGGAAAACATTGGGGTAA
- a CDS encoding flagellar biosynthetic protein FliO gives MGKIGRCLLILLFFFRFDLIDPASAYALKGPDPSVDQYLKSDQEGTSNEGGKWVGQGEKNPPSYWALAGKVLLALAIVLILLLGFVKWMGRGRRKTGGASVQVVASLWLSQQKSIKLVRVGSHLFLIGVGENINLLYHFQKEEEVSTLLEELAPPQAMNREGRILFYPFKKRLKKDVRRREEGKDDFKEELLRQLERLRTREDRGEREGEGRGKDEA, from the coding sequence ATGGGGAAGATTGGACGATGCCTCCTCATCCTTCTCTTTTTCTTCCGGTTCGACCTCATCGATCCAGCTTCCGCTTATGCATTAAAAGGTCCGGATCCCAGTGTGGACCAATACCTAAAGTCGGACCAGGAAGGTACGAGCAATGAGGGAGGGAAATGGGTCGGACAAGGAGAGAAAAATCCACCCTCTTACTGGGCGCTGGCAGGGAAGGTCCTTCTCGCTCTGGCCATTGTCCTTATTCTCCTCCTTGGTTTTGTGAAATGGATGGGAAGAGGAAGAAGGAAGACCGGAGGAGCTTCTGTGCAGGTGGTAGCCTCCCTCTGGCTTTCCCAGCAGAAATCGATAAAACTCGTAAGAGTTGGTTCACATCTTTTTTTAATCGGCGTAGGGGAGAATATAAATCTTCTCTATCATTTTCAGAAAGAAGAGGAGGTATCCACCCTTTTAGAAGAATTGGCCCCCCCTCAAGCCATGAATCGAGAAGGAAGAATTCTTTTTTATCCTTTCAAGAAAAGGTTGAAAAAAGATGTACGACGCCGGGAAGAGGGAAAGGATGACTTCAAGGAAGAGCTGCTTCGCCAGTTGGAACGGTTGCGTACCAGGGAGGACCGAGGGGAGAGGGAAGGGGAGGGAAGAGGAAAAGATGAAGCGTAA
- the flhF gene encoding flagellar biosynthesis protein FlhF produces MRVKRYIASSVNEAVEKIRKDLGSDAIILDTKKVSTRGFLGLFKQVHFEVIAAIDEPAPSFKPIPSIPEEKKISPPPLSAETKPKMEATLPTAQEQGREPNQGTSLSEKGKQKEKDSPTQGDGEDPWQKMVLQEMKEMRSLIRTWVEGRNFPSSLPEDYKSLYTHLIEQEVEEELVIKLFIDLMENHGAPQSEAEARMRVKEKLIEWIRPRLTGGIKSSTRLVHIIGPTGVGKTTTIAKLASEYLLHRKKKVAFLTSDTYRIAAIDQLKTYSNILNIPMEVIFSPKDLPPALSRVSHYDLILMDTAGRNYRDRVYLNEMKELLTSSLPSETYLVLSLTTKFKDMKELVEEFLQLGIDHVIFTKLDETLTHGAIFNLAYHYPITLSYITNGQSVPDDLLFLTPERFADLLLGGEKS; encoded by the coding sequence TTGAGGGTAAAACGGTATATCGCTTCCTCTGTGAATGAAGCGGTGGAAAAGATTCGTAAAGATCTAGGCAGCGATGCCATTATTCTCGATACGAAGAAGGTAAGCACCAGGGGCTTCTTAGGTTTATTTAAGCAAGTTCACTTTGAAGTGATCGCAGCGATCGATGAACCGGCGCCTTCTTTTAAGCCAATTCCATCGATTCCGGAGGAAAAGAAGATCTCTCCACCCCCTCTTTCCGCAGAGACCAAACCAAAAATGGAAGCCACCCTCCCTACAGCTCAAGAACAAGGGAGGGAACCAAACCAGGGAACCTCTCTAAGCGAAAAAGGGAAACAAAAAGAAAAAGATTCCCCCACGCAAGGGGACGGGGAAGATCCATGGCAAAAGATGGTCCTACAGGAAATGAAAGAAATGAGAAGCCTAATTCGGACCTGGGTGGAAGGACGGAACTTTCCTTCTTCCCTACCGGAAGATTATAAATCCCTCTATACTCACCTGATCGAACAAGAAGTGGAAGAGGAGTTGGTCATCAAACTCTTCATCGATCTTATGGAGAATCATGGGGCTCCCCAGTCGGAAGCAGAGGCGAGGATGCGGGTTAAAGAAAAGTTGATCGAATGGATTCGTCCACGCCTAACGGGAGGAATAAAGTCTTCGACTCGCCTCGTTCATATCATCGGACCGACAGGAGTGGGAAAGACCACCACCATTGCGAAGCTCGCCTCCGAATACCTTCTCCATCGCAAAAAAAAGGTGGCTTTCCTTACCTCCGACACCTATCGGATCGCCGCGATTGATCAACTGAAGACCTATTCAAACATTCTCAATATCCCGATGGAGGTGATTTTTTCACCCAAGGATCTGCCTCCGGCCCTTTCCCGCGTTTCCCATTATGATCTCATTCTGATGGATACTGCAGGTCGGAATTATCGAGACCGGGTTTATCTCAACGAAATGAAAGAACTTCTTACTTCCTCTCTTCCTTCGGAGACCTACCTTGTCTTAAGTTTAACCACCAAATTTAAGGATATGAAAGAACTGGTAGAAGAATTTTTGCAGCTTGGTATCGACCATGTCATTTTTACGAAACTGGATGAGACGCTAACCCATGGTGCCATCTTCAATCTTGCTTACCATTATCCTATCACCCTATCATATATTACCAACGGCCAGAGCGTACCAGATGATCTCTTATTTTTGACGCCGGAACGGTTCGCCGATTTGCTGTTAGGGGGAGAGAAATCATGA
- the flhB gene encoding flagellar biosynthesis protein FlhB → MNHFPYSLQLQFFAEEKTEPATPRRRQEAREKGQVARSQEIPSAFGLLAGMLSLLLFGSGFLTLFKQLFPLVLSNYSDQPMNVETLGNLSMQMLGMIIQPLLPFLAVVMAVGILSNALQVGPLLTLEPIKPKWERINPIQGLKRIFSLRAFVDLVKSLIKVAAVGGVAYIILWNERDHLLTLSQYSINSIEHYVYEIIFKMGVMIAIVLVILSFLDYLFQRYEYNKGLRMSKQEIKDEWKKIEGDPLIKSKIRERQRQMAMRRMMQEVPKADVVITNPTHFAVALRYEAGKMKAPVVIAKGQDYLALRIKEIARAHNIPLMENKPLAQTLYRRVEIGESIPEDLFKAVAEVLAYVYQLKRRTGRINPS, encoded by the coding sequence GTGAATCATTTTCCCTATTCCCTACAACTTCAATTTTTTGCTGAGGAAAAAACGGAACCTGCAACCCCTAGGCGAAGGCAGGAGGCCAGGGAGAAGGGGCAGGTGGCCAGAAGTCAGGAGATTCCGTCCGCTTTTGGACTTCTCGCCGGGATGCTTTCCCTTCTCCTCTTTGGGAGTGGTTTTCTTACTCTTTTTAAACAACTCTTTCCCCTCGTCTTAAGCAACTATTCCGATCAACCAATGAATGTTGAGACGTTAGGGAATCTTTCCATGCAAATGTTGGGTATGATCATCCAACCTCTTCTTCCTTTTTTGGCGGTGGTGATGGCTGTGGGAATCCTATCCAATGCCTTGCAAGTGGGGCCTCTTTTAACCTTGGAGCCCATAAAGCCGAAATGGGAACGAATTAATCCCATCCAAGGGTTGAAAAGAATCTTTTCCCTCCGTGCCTTCGTAGATTTGGTCAAATCTCTGATAAAAGTTGCAGCGGTAGGAGGCGTCGCATACATCATTCTATGGAATGAGCGGGATCATCTTCTCACGTTATCCCAATACTCCATAAACAGCATCGAACACTATGTGTACGAGATCATTTTTAAAATGGGTGTTATGATTGCCATCGTGCTCGTTATTCTCTCTTTCCTTGATTATTTATTTCAAAGATATGAATATAACAAGGGCCTGAGGATGTCAAAACAGGAGATTAAGGATGAATGGAAAAAAATAGAGGGTGATCCCCTGATTAAATCGAAGATTAGGGAGCGGCAGCGGCAGATGGCCATGCGAAGGATGATGCAGGAAGTCCCTAAGGCGGATGTGGTGATCACCAACCCGACACACTTTGCCGTTGCCCTTCGTTATGAGGCGGGAAAAATGAAGGCTCCCGTCGTGATCGCAAAGGGACAAGATTATTTGGCGCTTCGCATCAAAGAGATCGCCCGAGCGCATAACATTCCTCTCATGGAAAACAAACCCTTGGCCCAGACGCTCTATCGAAGGGTAGAGATTGGGGAATCCATTCCTGAAGATCTCTTTAAAGCGGTTGCCGAAGTTCTCGCTTATGTTTATCAATTGAAAAGGCGGACCGGAAGGATAAACCCCTCATAG
- the fliP gene encoding flagellar type III secretion system pore protein FliP (The bacterial flagellar biogenesis protein FliP forms a type III secretion system (T3SS)-type pore required for flagellar assembly.): MKRKRTIFGVFLLVLLFLSPSASTAAPGDPIPGINVQITGGGTGSAVSIQLLLLLTVLSLAPAILILMTSFTRIVVVLSFVRTGLSTQQMPPNQVLIGLALFLTFFIMAPTFMQINDQALQPYLQGKLTQTEALQKAELPIKQFMAKHTRQKDLELFLSYGNYPKVTKVEEIPLVALVPAFAISELSTAFQIGFLIFVPFLVIDMVVASILMGMGMMMLPPVMISLPFKILLFVLVDGWHLVVQTLLESFQ, from the coding sequence ATGAAGCGTAAGAGAACGATCTTTGGGGTTTTCCTCCTTGTTCTCCTCTTTCTCTCTCCTTCGGCGAGCACCGCTGCCCCAGGAGACCCTATTCCGGGGATTAATGTGCAAATTACGGGGGGAGGAACGGGATCGGCGGTTTCTATTCAACTTCTTCTGCTTCTTACGGTTTTATCCTTGGCGCCGGCGATATTGATCCTGATGACAAGTTTTACTCGCATCGTCGTGGTACTCTCCTTCGTAAGAACGGGACTTTCAACCCAGCAGATGCCGCCCAACCAAGTTCTCATCGGGCTTGCCCTCTTTTTAACCTTTTTTATCATGGCGCCTACGTTTATGCAGATCAACGATCAAGCCCTACAACCTTACTTACAGGGGAAGTTGACTCAGACCGAAGCCCTGCAAAAGGCTGAACTTCCTATCAAACAATTTATGGCGAAACATACCCGGCAGAAGGATTTGGAACTCTTTCTCTCTTACGGGAACTATCCAAAAGTAACAAAGGTAGAAGAGATTCCCCTTGTTGCCCTCGTCCCTGCATTTGCCATCAGCGAATTGTCCACCGCCTTTCAAATCGGTTTTCTCATCTTCGTGCCCTTTTTGGTCATTGACATGGTGGTGGCCAGCATCTTAATGGGAATGGGGATGATGATGCTTCCGCCTGTGATGATTTCTCTTCCCTTTAAGATTCTGCTTTTTGTCCTAGTCGATGGCTGGCATCTGGTGGTACAGACCTTGCTTGAAAGTTTTCAATAA
- the fliM gene encoding flagellar motor switch protein FliM, producing the protein MTEVLSQSEIDALLQALSSGEMDVDQLKKEEESKKVRVYDFKRALRFSKDQIRSLTRIHENFSRLLTTYFSAQLRTYVHITVASVDQLPYEEFIRSIPKTTTLGIFSVAPLEGRFVLEINPIIAYAMLERYLGGHDNGPIKMGMMTEIELAVIERIFRKALESFREAWQSMVELEPELEGLETNPQFMQIVSPNETVAVISFTTKIADISGMINLCLPHVVLEPLMPKLTAHYWLEEKQKKPDPAQTEQITQKIRQTELLIRVLLGSSTITIGDFIHLTKGDVIHLDQGIDDALPILLGEKKKFLGRPGIYNGRLAVRIDEIVKEGEEEDGE; encoded by the coding sequence TTGACAGAGGTATTATCCCAATCGGAAATCGATGCCTTGCTTCAAGCGCTCTCGTCCGGGGAGATGGATGTTGACCAACTAAAGAAGGAAGAAGAGAGCAAAAAAGTACGGGTTTATGATTTTAAGCGAGCCCTTCGTTTCTCAAAGGACCAAATCAGAAGCTTAACCCGTATCCATGAAAATTTTTCCAGGCTTCTTACCACGTATTTCTCCGCCCAGCTACGCACCTATGTCCATATCACGGTGGCAAGTGTAGATCAGTTGCCCTATGAAGAATTTATTCGCTCCATTCCGAAGACCACGACGTTGGGGATTTTTTCCGTGGCTCCTCTGGAGGGCCGCTTTGTTCTGGAGATTAATCCAATTATCGCCTATGCCATGTTGGAGCGCTATTTAGGGGGGCATGATAATGGCCCCATTAAGATGGGGATGATGACTGAGATTGAATTGGCCGTGATTGAGCGCATCTTTCGGAAGGCGTTGGAGAGCTTTAGAGAAGCATGGCAATCGATGGTCGAACTGGAACCGGAACTGGAGGGGTTAGAAACGAACCCCCAGTTTATGCAGATTGTATCGCCCAATGAAACCGTCGCGGTCATCTCCTTCACCACGAAGATCGCGGACATCAGCGGGATGATTAATCTCTGTCTTCCTCATGTGGTCCTGGAACCCCTCATGCCTAAACTGACGGCCCATTATTGGTTGGAAGAAAAGCAGAAAAAGCCGGACCCCGCTCAAACAGAGCAGATAACGCAGAAGATCAGGCAAACAGAACTTCTCATCCGTGTTCTCTTAGGGTCTTCCACCATCACCATCGGGGATTTCATCCATCTCACCAAGGGAGATGTGATCCACCTAGATCAAGGAATCGATGATGCGTTGCCCATCCTTCTCGGAGAGAAGAAGAAATTCCTGGGCCGTCCTGGAATTTACAATGGCCGATTAGCCGTTCGAATTGATGAAATCGTAAAGGAGGGAGAAGAAGAGGATGGAGAGTAA
- the fliQ gene encoding flagellar biosynthesis protein FliQ → MSQEMVLKVGEEAIMAILLLIAPALGLGLVVGLIISIFQATTQIQEQTLAFIPKIVVILLSFLIFGKWMLSYLITFTNHIFELILQVVM, encoded by the coding sequence GTGAGCCAGGAGATGGTCCTAAAGGTAGGAGAAGAGGCGATCATGGCGATCCTCTTGCTTATTGCGCCGGCCTTGGGATTAGGTCTGGTGGTCGGTCTCATTATAAGCATTTTCCAAGCGACCACTCAGATTCAGGAACAGACGTTGGCGTTTATCCCAAAAATTGTAGTTATTCTCTTATCCTTTCTCATCTTTGGAAAGTGGATGCTTTCCTATCTCATCACCTTTACCAACCATATATTTGAGTTGATTCTTCAGGTGGTGATGTAA
- the flhA gene encoding flagellar biosynthesis protein FlhA — MFRELGVLVGVIMIVIMMVIPVPPFLLDFFILLNISLSLTILLVSMNTKESLQFSIFPSLLLLTTLFRLSLNVSTTRSILTTMNGGEVIKAFGNFVVGGQPIIGLIVFLILVIIQFIVITKGSERVAEVAARFTLDAMPGKQMSIDADLNAGLIHEEEARNRRRRIEREADFYGAMDGASKFVKGDAIASIIILAVNVLGGLIIGTLIHGKSLQEAASVYTLLSVGDGLVSQIPALLISTATGIIVTRAASEGNLGEDLLQQLLSYPKLLYVVAGVLFILGLLTPIPDLITIPLSAVVFYGGYTMERARKKKEEKAFIEERMERDAELAKGPESVLNLLDMDPVEFEFGYALIPLADPNQGGDLMDRVLMIRRQLALELGFIVPTVRFRDNIQLKPNQYTIKIKGSRVAQGEIFLDRYLAMSPGIDDDSITGIPTTEPAFGLEALWIDETMKEKAELSGYTVVDPPSVVATHLTEILKRHAHELLGREETKALIEHLKTTHPALVEELVPSLLSVGEIQKVLAKLLKERVSIRNLVVIFEALANHAAYTKNPDILTEYVRQALSRQITSTYVKEGSVLKVIHVSPALEKVIADSVQHTEQGSYLALSPEKSQEIYDHLSKQVKKAQEMGISPLLLASPATRMYLRQLLDRILPDLPVLSYNELEPDVEIQSVGMVS, encoded by the coding sequence ATGTTTAGGGAGCTCGGTGTATTGGTGGGAGTCATCATGATTGTCATTATGATGGTGATTCCTGTTCCCCCTTTCCTTCTCGATTTCTTTATTCTCCTAAATATTTCTCTTTCTCTTACCATCCTGTTGGTGTCGATGAACACGAAGGAATCCCTTCAATTTTCGATCTTTCCTTCTCTCCTCCTTCTCACCACACTTTTTCGCCTCTCCTTAAATGTTTCCACCACCCGTTCCATTTTGACGACGATGAATGGAGGGGAGGTCATCAAGGCCTTCGGTAATTTTGTGGTGGGAGGTCAACCCATTATCGGTCTTATTGTTTTCCTCATTCTTGTCATCATTCAATTTATCGTCATTACCAAAGGGTCTGAACGGGTTGCCGAGGTAGCCGCTCGTTTCACCTTGGATGCCATGCCGGGAAAACAGATGAGCATCGATGCAGATTTAAATGCGGGATTGATTCATGAAGAGGAAGCCCGGAATCGTCGACGCAGGATTGAACGGGAGGCCGACTTTTATGGAGCGATGGACGGGGCGAGTAAATTTGTAAAGGGGGATGCCATCGCCTCCATCATCATCTTGGCGGTTAATGTCCTGGGTGGACTGATCATCGGAACTTTGATCCACGGAAAAAGTCTTCAGGAAGCAGCCTCGGTCTATACCCTGCTTTCGGTTGGGGATGGATTGGTCAGCCAGATTCCTGCCCTCCTGATCTCCACTGCGACCGGGATCATTGTAACCAGGGCCGCCTCTGAGGGAAACCTGGGGGAAGATCTTTTACAACAGCTTCTCTCCTATCCTAAGCTGCTTTATGTGGTCGCCGGAGTCCTCTTTATCTTAGGTCTCTTAACTCCCATCCCCGATCTCATCACCATTCCTTTGAGCGCGGTCGTTTTCTATGGGGGGTATACCATGGAGAGAGCCCGAAAGAAAAAAGAGGAAAAAGCTTTCATCGAGGAGAGAATGGAAAGAGACGCGGAGCTTGCGAAGGGACCGGAGAGCGTCTTGAATCTCTTGGATATGGACCCGGTGGAGTTCGAGTTTGGCTATGCCCTCATTCCTTTGGCGGACCCGAATCAAGGGGGGGATCTAATGGACCGGGTTCTGATGATCCGCAGGCAATTAGCCTTGGAATTGGGCTTTATTGTTCCAACGGTCCGCTTTCGTGACAATATCCAGTTAAAGCCCAATCAATATACCATTAAAATAAAGGGAAGTCGGGTAGCCCAAGGGGAGATCTTTCTTGACCGCTATCTGGCGATGAGTCCGGGCATAGATGATGATTCCATCACCGGGATTCCTACGACGGAACCGGCCTTCGGTCTAGAAGCGCTCTGGATCGATGAGACGATGAAAGAGAAGGCGGAGCTATCCGGCTATACGGTGGTTGACCCCCCTTCCGTGGTTGCAACTCATCTGACCGAAATCCTGAAGCGTCATGCCCATGAGCTTTTGGGAAGAGAAGAGACGAAGGCGCTGATCGAACACCTAAAAACGACGCATCCTGCCCTGGTGGAAGAATTGGTTCCCTCTCTTCTTAGCGTAGGGGAGATTCAAAAGGTATTGGCCAAACTTTTAAAAGAGCGGGTTTCGATCCGAAACTTGGTGGTCATCTTTGAAGCCCTCGCAAATCACGCAGCCTATACCAAAAACCCGGATATCCTCACCGAATATGTACGTCAAGCCCTATCCAGGCAAATCACCTCCACCTATGTGAAGGAAGGAAGCGTTTTGAAGGTGATTCATGTAAGCCCCGCGTTGGAGAAGGTGATTGCCGATTCGGTGCAGCATACGGAACAAGGAAGCTATCTCGCCTTGTCTCCGGAGAAATCTCAAGAAATCTACGATCATTTAAGCAAGCAGGTGAAAAAAGCCCAGGAGATGGGGATTTCTCCCCTGCTCCTCGCATCCCCGGCAACCCGAATGTACCTGCGGCAGCTTTTAGATCGAATCCTGCCTGATTTACCTGTTCTCTCCTATAATGAACTTGAACCGGATGTAGAAATACAGAGTGTTGGGATGGTGAGCTAA